In a genomic window of Candidatus Eisenbacteria bacterium:
- a CDS encoding DEAD/DEAH box helicase family protein: MPWIRVAVPIPVDDTFVYELPAGERPEPGLRVLVPFGRRKLLGTVVAEELAAPSRAIKPIAGIPEPRLTITPELFDLCRWVSEYYLAPLGEVLHAAAPSTAALRRRAAPSAGGAEDEPHGWQASPPPTRAELNPDQKAALEALEAALRQEIFRPFLLHGVTGSGKTAVHLHAAHTAVLAGGQALILVPEIALSPQTLDSFRQGGFDRVALYHSTLRPRERADVWNG; the protein is encoded by the coding sequence GTGCCCTGGATCCGCGTCGCCGTTCCCATTCCCGTCGACGACACGTTCGTCTACGAGCTCCCCGCGGGCGAGCGCCCCGAGCCCGGACTCCGCGTGCTCGTGCCCTTCGGCCGAAGGAAGCTCCTCGGCACCGTCGTGGCCGAGGAGCTGGCCGCGCCGTCACGCGCGATCAAACCGATCGCGGGAATTCCCGAGCCGCGGCTCACCATCACGCCGGAGCTCTTCGATCTCTGCCGCTGGGTGTCGGAGTACTACCTCGCGCCCCTCGGCGAGGTGCTCCACGCGGCCGCGCCGTCGACGGCCGCTCTCCGCCGACGTGCCGCGCCCTCCGCGGGCGGGGCCGAGGACGAGCCGCACGGATGGCAAGCCTCGCCTCCACCCACACGCGCGGAGCTGAATCCGGACCAGAAGGCCGCGCTCGAAGCGCTCGAAGCCGCGCTCCGCCAGGAGATCTTCCGGCCCTTCCTCCTCCACGGCGTGACCGGGAGCGGGAAGACCGCGGTGCATCTGCACGCCGCGCACACCGCGGTGCTGGCCGGGGGCCAGGCGCTCATCCTCGTGCCCGAGATCGCGCTCTCGCCGCAGACCCTGGACTCGTTCCGGCAAGGAGGGTTCGACCGCGTCGCGCTCTACCACAGCACGCTCCGCCCCCGCGAGCGCGCGGACGTGTGGAACGGC
- a CDS encoding response regulator yields MSKGKVLVVDDEIYIVHILDFSLGMEGYEVITALDGEQALERMKSERPDLVVLDIMMPKLDGYEVCKAIKSNPATKQTPVILLSAKGRNVDQKLGFDVGADDYITKPFSPRKLVERINQLLGQQVTERPTP; encoded by the coding sequence ATGTCCAAGGGCAAGGTCCTCGTGGTCGATGACGAGATCTACATCGTCCACATCCTCGATTTCAGTCTGGGGATGGAAGGCTACGAGGTCATCACGGCACTGGACGGAGAGCAGGCGCTCGAGCGGATGAAGAGCGAGCGGCCGGACCTCGTCGTGCTGGACATCATGATGCCGAAGCTCGACGGCTACGAGGTCTGCAAGGCCATCAAGTCGAACCCGGCCACGAAGCAGACCCCCGTCATCCTCCTCTCCGCGAAGGGCCGGAACGTCGATCAGAAGCTCGGGTTCGACGTCGGCGCGGACGACTACATCACGAAGCCGTTCAGCCCCCGGAAGCTCGTGGAGCGGATCAACCAGCTCCTCGGCCAGCAGGTCACGGAGCGCCCCACGCCCTAG